The following proteins come from a genomic window of Daphnia carinata strain CSIRO-1 chromosome 6, CSIRO_AGI_Dcar_HiC_V3, whole genome shotgun sequence:
- the LOC132087703 gene encoding uncharacterized protein LOC132087703, which produces MDNWLDLMRVLHVCVLLLSFSTSAFTTEDKQQQLTEGYLQLKETMESLLAKVAQLETKNAELETNIQHDYKLRQALASRVYELEANVSQLETTTKKLQSLVSSSQREHPLPTISPAVDSTGSGVEDVALMPTSCRDLRRLGHVLNGLYSVVGVTMIETVFCDFAKLPDDAGFQKWIGYTDVKSMPTYFYVQRDYGFSTVGIPIPFHLERLNTGNAMNLTSGIFTAPRQGIYFFSFSGVAYFPASYSYVYLGVGLYMNGDLIGLGWFEQAYVDMHQYSPLSLQSTLNLQPGDEVWLQIYGLSSGVLLSDGTGHYTDFTGWMLEEDISQSLSTY; this is translated from the exons atggacaaCTGGCTTGATTTAATGAGAGTATTGCATGTATGTGTTTTGCTTCTTAGTTTTTCAACCAGTGCCTTTACAACTGaagacaaacaacaacaattaaCTGAAGGTTAT CTTCAACTCAAGGAAACCATGGAAAGCTTGTTAGCTAAAGTAGCTCAACTTGAAACGAAAAACGCAGAACTCGAGACAAACATCCAACATGAC TACAAACTTAGGCAAGCATTGGCAAGTAGAGTGTACGAACTAGAAGCCAACGTATCGCAACTAGAAACCACAACGAAAAAGCTACAGTCACTTGTTAGTTCCTCGCAAAGGGAGCATCCTTTACCAACCATTAGTCCCGCCGTGGATTCCACCGGTTCTGGCGTAGAGGACGTAGCTCTAATGCCCACATCCTGTAGAGATCTTCGACGACTCGGACATGTCTTGAACGGACTCTATTCCGTCGTAGGAGTAACCATGATCGAAACAGTTTTCTGCGACTTTGCAAAACTTCCTGACGATGCTG GCTTCCAGAAGTGGATTGGCTACACTGACGTCAAGTCGATGCCAACTTATTTCTACGTTCAGAGGGACTATGGTTTCTCAACCGTTGGGATTCCTATTCCGTTTCATCTTGAAAGACTCAACACAGGAAACGCCATGAATTTAACATCGGGAATATTCACGGCCCCACGACAAGGAATttatttcttctctttttccggAGTAGCGTACTTTCCAGCGTCATACTCCTATGTTTATTTAGGAGTTGGACTTTACATGAACGGCGATCTAATTGGATTGGGTTGGTTCGAACAGGCTTATGTTGACATGCATCAGTACAGCCCGTTAAGTCTTCAATCGACTCTCAACTTGCAACCGGGAGATGAAGTCTGGTTGCAAATTTACGGATTGTCATCAGGAGTACTTCTTTCTGATGGCACTGGCCATTACACGGATTTCACCGGCTGGATGCTGGAGGAAGACATTTCTCAGTCGTTGTCAACATACTGA
- the LOC130690286 gene encoding uncharacterized protein LOC130690286, with protein MQSLRISLTSTSFATIRTVLTINGRECKLRRERNGCYEAISQLERDEDDLLNNTLQLLDCRICEILQERTNSTGDEKLSGIWVRYVLKIAFRYAVATSSNGNHGSC; from the exons ATGCAAAGCCTACGTATCTCTTTAACATCAACCTCTTTCGCAACAATTCGAACCG TTCTAACCATTAACGGAAGGGAATGTAAACTTAGACGGGAAAGAAACGGATGCTATGAAGCAATATCCCAGCTGGAGCGTGACGAAGATGACCTTTTAAATAACACTCTTCAATTGTTGGACTGTCGTATATGCGAAATTCTTCAGGAAAGGACAAATTCAACTGGCGACGAGAAATTG TCTGGCATTTGGGTTCGCTACGTTTTAAAAATAGCCTTTCGTTACGCAGTTGCCACGTCCTCAAAC GGAAACCATGGGTCTTGTTGA
- the LOC130689499 gene encoding uncharacterized protein LOC130689499 codes for MKSKTQGNGDNSQYNKIWQKDSANQDKVDVSGESAGGGDEKKPQKPKKDDKPEDKRNETKINIDSHTILPNGRRWRKFSAVVRPENLGQGSNTNNYVAKNWKKNLNVTDDYHAGHIIGCMLGGSGSDVNNLVLMHSGFNNGSLKSFEFRARNLLRHCQEMNPNASVEARITVSIGFAPGGDIPYHLFYGVKLVVNGVVEKTGYAAIFIINCCANGAHDGPCNGIQEDYYYTDE; via the exons ATGAAAAGTAAAACACAAGGAAATGGCGATAATTCGCAATACAATAAGATTTGGCAGAAAGATTCTGCCAATCAGGACAAGGTAG ATGTAAGCGGAGAAAGTGCTGGAGGCGGAGACGAAAAGAAGCCCcaaaaaccaaagaaagatGATAAACCTGAAGACAAAAGGAACGAAACCAaaatcaatattgattctcaCACTATTCTTCCGAATGGAAGACGTTGGCGTAAGTTTTCCGCTGTTGTAAGGCCAGAGAACTTGGGTCAAGGTAGTAACACAAACAATTACGTGgcgaaaaattggaaaaaaaatttgaatgtcACGGACGATTACCACGCAGGCCACATCATTGGCTGTATGTTAGGGGGCTCTGGTTCTGATGTGAACAATCTTGTCCTCATGCACAGTGGCTTTAATAACGGAAGTCTCAAATCTTTTGAGTTCCGTGCCCGTAATTTACTCAGGCATTGCCAGGAAATGAATCCCAACGCCTCCGTAGAGGCTAGAATTACGGTTTCCATAGGTTTTGCTCCTGGTGGCGATATACCATATCATCTTTTCTATGGTGTTAAACTGGTCGTCAACGGAGTCGTAGAAAAAACGGGATATGCCGCTATTTTCATAATCAACTGTTGTGCAAATGGTGCCCATGATGGTCCTTGTAACGGTATTCAAGAGGACTATTATTATACGGATGAATAG
- the LOC130689771 gene encoding mucin-2-like: protein MITNMKQRACWEYKSRTVSSNRYSQFISKRSYTVLSNAKKMRFSFGLLLVFITLSSAVTQVIRQQFGSGRTNTLTTFVTSTASTASTTVVTTRSVCASLIAPVATTPCRRKRQFWNAPLFFALGHQDDAFQFNPVNPSQVLRVEPSVLPEYRYRPSSFVRPFAVQEPLNSPLGLQPSFDRMPPVSFRVADPFFGAVKFSALSAIYAKILNSISTPATTVTRTTTVFPTTITNTLFTEIVTLTLNQAACVPAGLTICPAPPTTTSTPATTTTPSTTTTPSTTTTPSATTTPSATTTPSATTTPSTTTTPSATTTPSATTTPSATTTPSATTTPSATTTPSATTTPSATTTPSATTTPLHSTPPDTTIPADTTIPLLSIF, encoded by the exons ATGATTACTAACATGAAACAAAGAGCTTGCTGGGAGTATAAAAGCCGCACAGTTTCATCGAATCGATACTCACAATTCATTAGCAAACGTTCGTATACCGTGTTATCGAACGCGAAGAAAATgagattttcttttggccTGTTATTGGTGTTCATCACTCTATCGTCAGCCGTAACCCAAGTTATTCGCCAGCAGTTTGGATCGGGCAGAACCAACACCCTCACCACCTTTGTCACTTCCACAGCTTCCACAGCCTCAACGACAGTTGTGAC GACGAGGTCGGTCTGCGCATCTCTAATTGCACCGGTGGCTACAACTCCATGTCGTCGCAAGAGACAGTTCTGGAACGCTCCCCTTTTCTTCGCACTCGGCCATCAGGATGACGCTTTTCAGTTTAACCCTGTGAATCCCAGCCAAGTGCTCAG AGTTGAACCATCTGTCCTTCCCGAATATCGATACCGTCCGTCTTCGTTTGTTCGTCCGTTTGCTGTCCAGGAGCCATTAAATTCACCGTTGGGTCTTCAACCATCGTTCGACAGGATGCCACCGGTTAGTTTCCGCGTTGCTGATCCGTTCTTTGGTGCTGTCAAATTTTCCGCATTATCTGCTATCTACGCAAAGATTTTGAACAGCATATCGACTCCAGCTACTACGGTCACTAG GACAACAACCGTGTTCCCTACAACGATAACAAATACTTTGTTTACGGAAATCGTTACCCTGACGCTAAATCAAGCAGCTTGCGTTCCAGCAGGATTGACTATATGCCCGGCACCACCGACCACGACTTCCACCCCTGCAACCACCACCACTCCTTCAACCACCACCACTCCTTCAACCACCACCACTCCTTCAGCCACCACCACTCCTTCAGCCACCACCACCCCTTCAGCCACCACCACTCCTTCAACCACCACCACTCCTTCAGCCACCACCACTCCTTCAGCCACCACCACTCCTTCAGCCACCACCACTCCTTCAGCCACCACCACTCCTTCAGCCACCACCACTCCTTCAGCCACCACCACTCCTTCAGCCACCACCACTCCTTCAGCCACCACCACTCCTCTCCACTCCACTCCACCAGACACTACCATACCTGCAGACACTACCATTCCTTTACTCTCTATCTTTTGA
- the LOC130689778 gene encoding uncharacterized protein LOC130689778: MSSKTCKMFWLLCLLANAFECWGNGEAHCDCKGLNEVVNVHTNQLSELVSYQRKTEGLITLQEKLTTLNSKEHNRDVTQKLEGIEHFIAELKIQTTKVEDELAEYRNITQKLDSWIQRSNTTIANVVNTTLQSTTYASDVKRKTTPTPAIVEARRAGPRRTPEQTIFEQVKLMVANLTTEMAVLRNYKLPRLESKVAAIEARLPVN; the protein is encoded by the exons ATGTCGTCTAAAACTTGTAAAATGTTTTGGCTCCTTTGCCTACTGGCAAATGCATTTGAATGTTGGGGAAATGGTGAAGCTCACTGTGATTGTAAGGGATTGAATGAAGTGGTAAATGTCCATACTAACCAGCTGTCCGAGCTTGTATCCTACCAGAGGAAAACTGAAGGACTAATCACATTGCAGGAGAAATTGACCACATTAAATTCTAAAGAACACAATAGAG ATGTAACGCAGAAACTTGAAGGGATTGAACATTTTATTGCCGAATTAAAAATCCAGACGACGAAGGTAGAGGATGAGCTGGCCGAATACCGCAACATTACTCAGAAGTTGGATAGCTGGATTCAAAGATCCAACACGACGATTGCTAACGTC gtaaataccACTTTACAATCAACTACTTATGCATCtgatgtgaaaagaaaaacaacaccgacCCCGGCTATAGTTGAAGCTCGTCGGGCCGGTCCTCGACGAACTCCTGAACAGACAATCTTTGAGCAGGTGAAGTTGATGGTGGCCAATTTGACGACTGAAATGGCCGTGTTGCGTAACTACAAGCTCCCACGTCTCGAATCAAAAGTTGCCGCAATCGAGGCGAGACTTCCAGTTAACTGA
- the LOC130689768 gene encoding histone lysine demethylase PHF8-like isoform X2 produces MADALFCFCGKPYDNTQFMIQCDCCKDWFHGSCINVKEYQACDIDKFFCSKCEPSSGPTVRKPVLNRHRHDYSDPEASQKATQAGTQIFIRDLKARSFLNAEEVILRLRGQQLTLPYLNSSGFNKPIFVEQKEGLDLNVPQDNFTIKDVENYVGSDRIIDVIDVTKQSDIRMALKDFVEYFTNPLRSQVLNVISLEFSDSNLSALVEPPYIARKLCWANNVWPRDYAVERPEVQKYCLMGVKDSYTDFHIDFGGSSVWYHVLKGEKVFYMIAPTEENLDLYLQWLSKPNHHEIFFGDMVSSCHRLVLQQGNTLFIPTGWIHAVYTPKDSLVFGGNFLHNLNMELQLKVYNIEIASKAPIRFRFPMFQTMHWFAAEKIVEDLRDMSRKGSRCPEQLIRGVRALATALKNWTIEKDNGKGKNELIPEHIIVAKLLKELSRELRHVEKSSNLSLSPFSLTASLPNVPNAKVEKNSPKRVRRKPQTRPDFVDINEALSNFAAEEDLLSMKIERRDEPRTIPFLPPTLRVPSLPYPVLHTRPNAVPLKHVLPKRGHDEEEEGPLMIDERKPPKPAKIGQNMQRGPIKLRLSVGGRTDVPFPETAEVAAHMDIETGEDNQAGDNKSGIEELLRASNMAVPGTLDELEDRGRASPSTREAIVGMLTMSRGFSSTTSDHNGFLNSNPQPLASASQRQRKGRRRLNSSLTDDYDDVKVSKVHQDDEYIYPSLDASDDERDGKDSTRKKPGKVGRSRLDSGDESWNPRARVGPVVPKKDRPTRDGAKRPAVERVLEAAAQRRALEPPPKRAYVRRSKSRSVISDSPQTEAGVSDPIVQPSVAAPTAPTIPPPTPPLGKTENKVNLAKKPKKGMATAKQRLGKILKIHKMVH; encoded by the exons ATGGCTgatgctttgttttgtttttgcggaAAGCCGTACGATAACACGCAGTTTATGATACAATGTGATTGTTGCAAAGATTGGTTTCATGGCAG TTGTATCAACGTGAAAGAATATCAAGCATGTGACATTGATAAATTCTTTTGCTCCAAATGTGAACCTAGCAGTGGTCCTACAGTTC gaAAACCTGTATTAAACCGGCATAGACATGATTATAGTGATCCTGAAGCCAGCCAAAAAGCAACACAAGCAGGGACCCAAATCTTCATCAGAGACTTGAAAGCCCGCTCATTTCTCAA TGCAGAGGAAGTCATTCTCCGTTTAAGGGGACAACAACTTACTCTACCCTACCTCAACAGCAGTGGTTTTAATAAACCAATTTTTgtagaacaaaaagaaggatTAGATCTCAATGTTCCACAAGATAATTTCACTATTAAAGATGTAGAAAATTATGTTG GTTCTGATAGAATAATTGATGTCATTGATGTAACAAAGCAATCAGACATAAGAATGGCCCTTAAAGACTTTGTGGAATACTTTACAAATCCATTAAGATCACAGGTCTTAAATGTGATTAGCCTTGAGTTTTCTGACTCAAA TTTAAGTGCCTTGGTCGAGCCTCCCTATATTGCCCGCAAGTTATGCTGGGCAAACAATGTTTGGCCCCGAGATTATGCCGTAGAACGACCAGAGGTACAAAAATATTGCCTTATGGGAGTAAAAGATTCCTATACCGATTTCCACATCGACTTTGGAGGCTCATCCGTTTGGTACCACGTCTTAAAA GGAGAAAAGGTATTCTATATGATTGCACCTACTGAAGAAAATTTGGATCTCTACCTGCAGTGGTTGTCCAAACCAAACCAtcatgaaatattttttggagATATG GTTAGTTCCTGTCACCGATTGGTTTTGCAACAAGGCAACACTTTGTTCATTCCAACTGGATGGATTCATGCGGTATACACGCCAAAAGACTCACTCGTGTTTGGTGGCAACTTCTTGCACAATTTAAATATGGAATTACAGCTAAA GGTTTACAATATCGAAATAGCTTCTAAGGCGCCAATCCGATTCCGATTTCCTATGTTTCAAACGATGCATTGGTTTGCAGCGGAAAAAATCGTAGAAGATTTAAGGGATATGAGTAGAAAGGGCTCACGCTGTCCAGAACAGTTAATACGTGGGGTGAGAGCGTTAGCCACCGCCCTTAAGAACTGGACAATAGAAAAAGAT AacggaaagggaaaaaacgaACTGATTCCCGAACATATTATAGTAGCAAAACTACTAAAAGAACTGAGTCGAGAACTTCGTCATGTTGAGAAGAGTTCCAATTTATCCCTCTCACCGTTTTCACTGACGGCTTCACTACCGAATGTACCTAATgccaaagtggaaaaaaattcaccGAAACGAGTGCGCCGTAAACCGCAGACTCGGCCTGATTTCGTTGACATTAACGAAGCGCTTAGTAACTTTGCTGCCGAAGAA GATCTTCTGTCTATGAAAATTGAGAGAAGGGATGAGCCTCGAACAATTCCTTTTCTACCGCCAACACTCCGTGTCCCTTCTCTACCTTATCCTGTCCTTCACACTCGTCCAAATGCCGTCCCACTCAAGCACGTTTTGCCGAAACGAGGacatgatgaagaagaagaagggccATTGATGATTGACGAACGGAAGCCACCTAAACCGGCCAAAATAGGCCAAAATATGCAAAGGGGACCGATCAAACTGCGTCTTTCTG TTGGCGGGCGAACAGATGTTCCGTTTCCTGAAACAGCAGAAGTTGCAGCCCACATGGACATAGAAACAGGTGAAGACAACCAAGCGGGTGATAACAAGAGTGGAATTGAAGAACTACTCCGTGCAAGTAACATGGCCGTACCTGGAACTTTAGATGAATTAGA GGATCGTGGCAGAGCATCACCTTCGACCAGGGAAGCTATAGTTGGCATGTTAACCATGAGCCGAGGATTTAGTTCTACCACGTCAGACCAC AATggatttttaaattcaaatccACAGCCGCTTGCCTCGGCATCCCAGCGGCAACGCAAAGGCAGAAGACGGTTGAATTCATCCTTGACGGATGACTACGATGACGTAAAGGTATCTAAAGTGCACCAGGATGACGAATACA TTTATCCGTCGCTGGATGCATCTGATGACGAGAGGGATGGTAAAGATAGTACAAGGAAGAAACCCGGTAAAGTCGGAAGGTCGAGGTTAGACTCTGGCGACGAATCGTGGAATCCTCGAGCTCGTGTAGGTCCAGTTGTCCCGAAAAAGGATCGCCCCACCCGTGACGGAGCAAAGCGGCCAGCAGTTGAACGGGTGTTGGAAGCCGCTGCGCAACGTCGAGCTCTTGAACCA cctccTAAAAGAGCCTATGTTCGCCGGAGCAAATCGCGATCGGTGATTAGTGATAGTCCTCAAACCGAAGCTGGAGTATCTGATCCTATAGTTCAGCCTTCAGTTGCAGCTCCGACGGCTCCAACGATTCCACCTCCTACACCACCACTTGGTAAAACCGAGAACAAAG TAAATTTAGCTAAGAAACCGAAGAAAGGAATGGCCACTGCAAAGCAACGTcttggaaaaattttaaaaattcacaaaatGGTTCATTAA
- the LOC130689768 gene encoding histone lysine demethylase PHF8-like isoform X1: MADALFCFCGKPYDNTQFMIQCDCCKDWFHGSCINVKEYQACDIDKFFCSKCEPSSGPTVRKPVLNRHRHDYSDPEASQKATQAGTQIFIRDLKARSFLNAEEVILRLRGQQLTLPYLNSSGFNKPIFVEQKEGLDLNVPQDNFTIKDVENYVGSDRIIDVIDVTKQSDIRMALKDFVEYFTNPLRSQVLNVISLEFSDSNLSALVEPPYIARKLCWANNVWPRDYAVERPEVQKYCLMGVKDSYTDFHIDFGGSSVWYHVLKGEKVFYMIAPTEENLDLYLQWLSKPNHHEIFFGDMVSSCHRLVLQQGNTLFIPTGWIHAVYTPKDSLVFGGNFLHNLNMELQLKVYNIEIASKAPIRFRFPMFQTMHWFAAEKIVEDLRDMSRKGSRCPEQLIRGVRALATALKNWTIEKDQNGKGKNELIPEHIIVAKLLKELSRELRHVEKSSNLSLSPFSLTASLPNVPNAKVEKNSPKRVRRKPQTRPDFVDINEALSNFAAEEDLLSMKIERRDEPRTIPFLPPTLRVPSLPYPVLHTRPNAVPLKHVLPKRGHDEEEEGPLMIDERKPPKPAKIGQNMQRGPIKLRLSVGGRTDVPFPETAEVAAHMDIETGEDNQAGDNKSGIEELLRASNMAVPGTLDELEDRGRASPSTREAIVGMLTMSRGFSSTTSDHNGFLNSNPQPLASASQRQRKGRRRLNSSLTDDYDDVKVSKVHQDDEYIYPSLDASDDERDGKDSTRKKPGKVGRSRLDSGDESWNPRARVGPVVPKKDRPTRDGAKRPAVERVLEAAAQRRALEPPPKRAYVRRSKSRSVISDSPQTEAGVSDPIVQPSVAAPTAPTIPPPTPPLGKTENKVNLAKKPKKGMATAKQRLGKILKIHKMVH; this comes from the exons ATGGCTgatgctttgttttgtttttgcggaAAGCCGTACGATAACACGCAGTTTATGATACAATGTGATTGTTGCAAAGATTGGTTTCATGGCAG TTGTATCAACGTGAAAGAATATCAAGCATGTGACATTGATAAATTCTTTTGCTCCAAATGTGAACCTAGCAGTGGTCCTACAGTTC gaAAACCTGTATTAAACCGGCATAGACATGATTATAGTGATCCTGAAGCCAGCCAAAAAGCAACACAAGCAGGGACCCAAATCTTCATCAGAGACTTGAAAGCCCGCTCATTTCTCAA TGCAGAGGAAGTCATTCTCCGTTTAAGGGGACAACAACTTACTCTACCCTACCTCAACAGCAGTGGTTTTAATAAACCAATTTTTgtagaacaaaaagaaggatTAGATCTCAATGTTCCACAAGATAATTTCACTATTAAAGATGTAGAAAATTATGTTG GTTCTGATAGAATAATTGATGTCATTGATGTAACAAAGCAATCAGACATAAGAATGGCCCTTAAAGACTTTGTGGAATACTTTACAAATCCATTAAGATCACAGGTCTTAAATGTGATTAGCCTTGAGTTTTCTGACTCAAA TTTAAGTGCCTTGGTCGAGCCTCCCTATATTGCCCGCAAGTTATGCTGGGCAAACAATGTTTGGCCCCGAGATTATGCCGTAGAACGACCAGAGGTACAAAAATATTGCCTTATGGGAGTAAAAGATTCCTATACCGATTTCCACATCGACTTTGGAGGCTCATCCGTTTGGTACCACGTCTTAAAA GGAGAAAAGGTATTCTATATGATTGCACCTACTGAAGAAAATTTGGATCTCTACCTGCAGTGGTTGTCCAAACCAAACCAtcatgaaatattttttggagATATG GTTAGTTCCTGTCACCGATTGGTTTTGCAACAAGGCAACACTTTGTTCATTCCAACTGGATGGATTCATGCGGTATACACGCCAAAAGACTCACTCGTGTTTGGTGGCAACTTCTTGCACAATTTAAATATGGAATTACAGCTAAA GGTTTACAATATCGAAATAGCTTCTAAGGCGCCAATCCGATTCCGATTTCCTATGTTTCAAACGATGCATTGGTTTGCAGCGGAAAAAATCGTAGAAGATTTAAGGGATATGAGTAGAAAGGGCTCACGCTGTCCAGAACAGTTAATACGTGGGGTGAGAGCGTTAGCCACCGCCCTTAAGAACTGGACAATAGAAAAAGAT CAGAacggaaagggaaaaaacgaACTGATTCCCGAACATATTATAGTAGCAAAACTACTAAAAGAACTGAGTCGAGAACTTCGTCATGTTGAGAAGAGTTCCAATTTATCCCTCTCACCGTTTTCACTGACGGCTTCACTACCGAATGTACCTAATgccaaagtggaaaaaaattcaccGAAACGAGTGCGCCGTAAACCGCAGACTCGGCCTGATTTCGTTGACATTAACGAAGCGCTTAGTAACTTTGCTGCCGAAGAA GATCTTCTGTCTATGAAAATTGAGAGAAGGGATGAGCCTCGAACAATTCCTTTTCTACCGCCAACACTCCGTGTCCCTTCTCTACCTTATCCTGTCCTTCACACTCGTCCAAATGCCGTCCCACTCAAGCACGTTTTGCCGAAACGAGGacatgatgaagaagaagaagggccATTGATGATTGACGAACGGAAGCCACCTAAACCGGCCAAAATAGGCCAAAATATGCAAAGGGGACCGATCAAACTGCGTCTTTCTG TTGGCGGGCGAACAGATGTTCCGTTTCCTGAAACAGCAGAAGTTGCAGCCCACATGGACATAGAAACAGGTGAAGACAACCAAGCGGGTGATAACAAGAGTGGAATTGAAGAACTACTCCGTGCAAGTAACATGGCCGTACCTGGAACTTTAGATGAATTAGA GGATCGTGGCAGAGCATCACCTTCGACCAGGGAAGCTATAGTTGGCATGTTAACCATGAGCCGAGGATTTAGTTCTACCACGTCAGACCAC AATggatttttaaattcaaatccACAGCCGCTTGCCTCGGCATCCCAGCGGCAACGCAAAGGCAGAAGACGGTTGAATTCATCCTTGACGGATGACTACGATGACGTAAAGGTATCTAAAGTGCACCAGGATGACGAATACA TTTATCCGTCGCTGGATGCATCTGATGACGAGAGGGATGGTAAAGATAGTACAAGGAAGAAACCCGGTAAAGTCGGAAGGTCGAGGTTAGACTCTGGCGACGAATCGTGGAATCCTCGAGCTCGTGTAGGTCCAGTTGTCCCGAAAAAGGATCGCCCCACCCGTGACGGAGCAAAGCGGCCAGCAGTTGAACGGGTGTTGGAAGCCGCTGCGCAACGTCGAGCTCTTGAACCA cctccTAAAAGAGCCTATGTTCGCCGGAGCAAATCGCGATCGGTGATTAGTGATAGTCCTCAAACCGAAGCTGGAGTATCTGATCCTATAGTTCAGCCTTCAGTTGCAGCTCCGACGGCTCCAACGATTCCACCTCCTACACCACCACTTGGTAAAACCGAGAACAAAG TAAATTTAGCTAAGAAACCGAAGAAAGGAATGGCCACTGCAAAGCAACGTcttggaaaaattttaaaaattcacaaaatGGTTCATTAA